The region GTGCTGCAGCCTATGAGCAAAGCGATCATTCATTTCGGGCCAGTGGGCAGTGGGGGGCAAGTTAAGCTCATCAATAATTTTTTATGCGGCGTTCAGGCGGCATCGTTCGCCGAGGCGGTTGCCTGGGTAGAGCGAACCGGGTTGAACCGCCAGCAGGCGCTCGATTTTCTGAAGAGTGGTGCGGCAGGCAGCGGAATTCTAACGGCGATGACCGATCGAATGATCGCAAGAACCTATGAAGTCAACTTCCTTCTTCGCTTGCTGAAGAAGGACCTCCGCTATGCACAAGCTGCGGCGGCAGATTACGGAGTTACGCTGACAACCGCGGCAACAACGGAACAGCTATTTGATAAAGCTGAACGCCGGGGGCTAGGTGAAAAAGATATGTCGGCAGTCGTTGAGGTGCTTCGCGAGCCAAAACAATAGATCAGAAGCAGCAAGAGGGGGACGTATGCGATATTGGATGATCGTGGGAGCAGTTGCGTGTGCAATACTCTCGCCTTGGCAATTGTGGGGGCAGTCACCACTGCCGTTTCGTAATACGAGTCTCCCGACGGAAGACCGCATCACGGACTTGATAGGCCGCCTTACGCTGGAGGAAAAGGCGCAGCAGCTCAATCATACAAACAAGGGATTACCGCGTCTTGAGCTTCCGGCGTGGGGAGGATGGAACCAGACCCTGCACGGAGTATGGTCGAAAGAGCCTACCACGCTATTTCCGATACCTACAGCGATGGGCGCCACATGGGATCCTGAACTCATCCATCACGTCGCCGACGCAATGAGCGATGAAGCGCGTGCGCTATACAACGCCAAGGCAGAAGGTCCGCGGACAACCCATGGCCTTGTCTTCCGATCTCCGGTGATCAATATCAGTCGTGACCCGCGATGGGGTCGTATTCAAGAGGTGTTCAGCGAGGACCCCTACCTTACAGGCCGCATGGCAGTGGCCTACGTGCGTGGACTGCAGGGGGATGACATCAACCACCTGAAGGTAGCGGCGACTGTAAAGCACTTTGCGGTAAACAATGTTGAAACAGGACGTCAGCATCTTTCTGCGACGGTGGACGAACGAAATCTATTTGAATACTGGCTGCCACATTGGCGGGACGCCATTATGGAGGGACATGCGCAGTCGGTCATGTCCAGCTATAACGCGATCAATGGCGTTCCGGATGCGGTGAACCACTATCTCCTTACAGATATTCTTCGGGGCAAGTGGCACTTTGACGGTTTCGTTACGGATGATCTGGGTGCAGTGCAGTTATTGACAACGACGCGCCGCACGGAAGTAGGACAGCGTTTCAGTGAAGACCCGGTTTATGCCGCAGCCATGGCGATCAAGGCTGGAAACGATTCCGACGATCCTGAGTTCGAGCAGAATCTTCCACTCGCGGTAAAACGAGGATTCCTTACGGAGAAGGAAGTAGACCGGTCTCTACGGAATGTTCTTCGTGTGGGCTTTCGGCTAGGAGCATTCGATCCTCCAGGGAACAGTCCCTACTCCAAAATTGGCATGGACGTTGTGCGCTCTCCGCAGCATCTGAAACTGTCAGAGACGTTAGCGGCCGAGTCGATGACATTGTTGTCGAACCGCCAGAACTTTTTGCCTCTCGACGGCGCCAAGCTGAAGTCTGTAGCGGTGATCGGTCCCGCAGGCGGGGATGATTATGAGACAGGAAACTACTACGGAAAACCCTTCCGCAAGGTGAGTGTGACCCAGGGTTTGAAATCTCTATTGGGAGAGAAGGTGGCCGTCTCGTATGAGAAGGGAACCGGCTATATTGAACCTTCTGACCCAAAGGCCATCGACCGTGCAGTAGAGCTGGCGCGCAAAAGCGATGTTGTCGTCCTCTGTCTGGGGACAAACTTACGCGTGGAGGCCGAGGGGCGTGACCGGAGGAACCTCGATCTTCCGGGAGCGCAGGAACAACTGCTTGAAGCAGTGTATGCGGCGAACCCAAAGACGGTGCTTGTGCTGGAGAACGCGGGACCGCTGGCTGTGACCTGGGCGCAGGACCATGTCCCCGCAATCCTGGAAGCCTGGTATCCGGGCGAGGATGCAGGAGATACGATAGCGCAGACGTTATTTGGATTGAATAACCCGAGTGGTCATCTGCCCTACACGGTCTATCAGAGTCTTGATGGCGTGCCACCGCAAAACGAGTATGACGTTAACAAGGGGTTCACCTATATGTACTTCAAAGGAATCCCGCTATATGCCTTTGGACATGGTCTTAGCTACACGAGGTTCGAATACAGCCATTTGAACATCTCGCGGTCCGGGACAGGTTCGCAGGCAAAGTTTACAGTCTCTTTCGACTTGAAGAACATCGGTGAGCGCGAAGGAGCAGAGGTTGTACAGCTCTATACGCATCAGCGCACCAGTGCCGTCTATCAGCCCATCATGAGTCTTCGTTCTTTTGAGCGCGTGAATCTGAAGTCGGGGGAGACAAAGCCCATAACGATTGAGGTCCCTCTCAGCCATCTGGCTTTCTACGACGTCAAGGTGCATGATTTCAGGGTTGAACCCGGAGTGTTCGATGTCTTAGTTGGCTCAGCTTCTGACGATATTCGTCTGCGCGGGATGTTGGAGGTCGGGCCGTCATCTATGACGGCAGTTCAGCGGAAGCCAGCTCAGAATGTAAGAGGGAAGTAGCCCGGAGGTACTCTTTATAGACTCCACTGCGTCAATGGGACTGGCTAAGACGGCGGTAATAATCTGCAACTGCATCCTTATATCCAGTAGGAATGATGGTGGATCGTCCAGAGCGTGCCTCCGGCGAAGGACCTTGAGTGAGGAGTTGGAGTTCCATGCGATCGATCGAGCTGAGCATTTCGCGTTTCATCTGATCGACCAGCGCCGGATTGCCGGGGAAACGTTTGGGGTCGAGGCTTAGCATCCGTTCAGTAAGGTCTCGAATCTCTTTGGAGATGCCTGGGTCCTCTTTGAAGGCGCGTCTTAACTGATCGAATTCATGCAGCTGCTGTTGGATGAAGCGTTCTGTATCCTGGGGATTTCCAGAGGCATCCGTAGGCGCAGGGA is a window of Edaphobacter sp. 12200R-103 DNA encoding:
- a CDS encoding glycoside hydrolase family 3 C-terminal domain-containing protein, producing MRYWMIVGAVACAILSPWQLWGQSPLPFRNTSLPTEDRITDLIGRLTLEEKAQQLNHTNKGLPRLELPAWGGWNQTLHGVWSKEPTTLFPIPTAMGATWDPELIHHVADAMSDEARALYNAKAEGPRTTHGLVFRSPVINISRDPRWGRIQEVFSEDPYLTGRMAVAYVRGLQGDDINHLKVAATVKHFAVNNVETGRQHLSATVDERNLFEYWLPHWRDAIMEGHAQSVMSSYNAINGVPDAVNHYLLTDILRGKWHFDGFVTDDLGAVQLLTTTRRTEVGQRFSEDPVYAAAMAIKAGNDSDDPEFEQNLPLAVKRGFLTEKEVDRSLRNVLRVGFRLGAFDPPGNSPYSKIGMDVVRSPQHLKLSETLAAESMTLLSNRQNFLPLDGAKLKSVAVIGPAGGDDYETGNYYGKPFRKVSVTQGLKSLLGEKVAVSYEKGTGYIEPSDPKAIDRAVELARKSDVVVLCLGTNLRVEAEGRDRRNLDLPGAQEQLLEAVYAANPKTVLVLENAGPLAVTWAQDHVPAILEAWYPGEDAGDTIAQTLFGLNNPSGHLPYTVYQSLDGVPPQNEYDVNKGFTYMYFKGIPLYAFGHGLSYTRFEYSHLNISRSGTGSQAKFTVSFDLKNIGEREGAEVVQLYTHQRTSAVYQPIMSLRSFERVNLKSGETKPITIEVPLSHLAFYDVKVHDFRVEPGVFDVLVGSASDDIRLRGMLEVGPSSMTAVQRKPAQNVRGK